The stretch of DNA GAAAAGGtttgctgacattttaaatcGAATAAGAAGTAGAAactcatagacttccattcaaatggagtatttttttaaaccaatgGAATtgcccccctggtggctaactgctacttccatcgTACTTCCTAGGCTTTATGCCAccttccatttacatcagaccTTGGAAGTTGGACCTGAGATTAACGTCAGCCCCGAGTTGTACGAGTTGCAGTTGCAGTCGCAAACATATATTGGGCTAACCATTGTTAGCGATAACTACATggtatttttgcacacacaaacagcgtaCAAGAAGAAGGCCAAAAGACGACCGGATTTTCAAAATATCACTTCACTCTTGCCTCATATGTCATGCATTAATGTTCTGTCCGTATATACGTCAGTAGCCATGAATGTATATAGTTATATAGACGTAGATAACAGATAAAGATGACCCTTGTTAGCCTGTTAGCTTACCAAGAGTCGCTATGGTTATCTTgatgaaacattttcaaataagaCAATAATCTTGTGTGATTTTTGAACCTTATTTTTCATACGTCAGTTGTTTGCGAACAATTTATCTCTTTAATTTATATCTTTTAGCTCTCAAACTAACCTGGAGGATATGACCAAAAAGGTTACGAGGTTATCAAAGGTTTCAAATCAggcaataatgataattatcatgataaaagTCAATTTACTGATTTTGCTCATGAGTGAGAGTGGGAGAAACCAATGAATTGTGGTTTtaatgacagaaaatgacaaaaccttgttaaaaaaaaagggaaatattcATATATCAAAGCCAAAACATGgtgatgttgttttgttctgAGAGGCAACCAGTGAAGATTGTTCTAACTCCGGGAGTTCAACATATTACAACATGACATGTGTTTAGGGGGGTAAAGTAGTTGGTTGCTTCTCAAACAATAAACTTATCTGGATGACTGCAATATTTTCCAAATGTTGAAGTAATGTAATACTTTGTTGTGCGCTGTGTATTTTCTCAAACAGAGTTTGTTTCTAGGCATGGAGTCTGTTTtaaagatggattttttttttttgctctgattCCCAAATGTTGCTGCTGGAACAACTGTGGCTTTTTGGGGCTCTGAGATGGTCGAAGTCCAGGAGCATCTGCCTCTGTGGCACGTTGTTGAGTGTGATGCTGTTGTGGAAACCGAGATGCAAACTAGTCCTGTGTTGTCGTCAGACTTCACTTTgaaacaaacatcaaagtcCCCTCTGAATGATCACGTTTTATTCAAATGTTCAAATACATCCAATAACACTTTTGCCCCACTTCCACAGTCAGCACAATCGCTGATACACACACTCCAGACACTTGCTAACCATTTTAAATTACGTTGTTGTCCTTTCCAGTAAtaattttctatttttgtccgTCCTATCCCTCAGGCCACAACTGGAGTTTATTTGTTTCACTGCCTTCAACATGAGTCAACATGCAAAACTACAAAACTTGCTTGATTTATTCCATTTGTTGGCGATATAGTCTATCACATCTTATCAATATCTGATTTAAAGGTTTACTTTTGAAAACTCACTGATCACATTCCTTGATGCAGTTCTCCATATCGTTTATACCACACGAAAGTATTCTGTGACACAGAAGAGAAAGCAATATAAATACTACTATACTAATactataattttatttttttaattcaaccaATGTATTAATTTTCAGGCATCATTTCAGGTTGCAACTGACTGCATTACATCTGGTATGTTTGGTCAAACTACAAATTGTTTAGGCTGAatgataaatgtatttaatatattttatatattatatttttatattatatttatatatattatatctaaTTCCGCAAATTGAAGAACTTAAGATGGATGTGAAATGCTTTTGCATTCATTACTGCGGTCTACAACCGGAACCTTTATTTCTACGGCTACATTCACGCCCGGAAAGGCTTTTTGGTAGTACATGCTAAAAGCCGTTAGCGGAAAATAAACATAACGCTCGTTCACCATGGCAGAGGTAGGTTTATGGTTATTTTGAACCTTATTTTTCATACGGTACTTGTCTGTGAACAACTAACCCTTACTGTCACAGTTTTATTTCGCGTTCTCTGCGTGTTGTGTTTAAAATACGAGCGAAGTTGACCATCGTTAGCCTGTTAGCTCGCCAAATTGTTCGGTAACTTGCCTGTTAAAAATCTTTACATGTACGAACATTATCTGCACCTTTGATACAAAGCAgcgtcatttttttaaacaacccGTATCGTCACTgtcaataaaatattttttactctatattttaaataaagagtCGAGCTGTGTGGAGATGCTATCGGGCTAATTATGTGGTTTCCTTCACAACTGGATAAAACATTCATCATGTATCCAGGGCAGAGGAGAAAAGGGCTGTGGGTTCTTCAATAACAGCTGGAAATGGATAGATATAATCAACGACGTATTGAGATAAAATTATTATGGTAAACATCTATCATTTGAAAGGTGGACTAATATTGAAAGTGGTATTCAATTAATTAATAAGTCAATGTTAGATGTGAACCACTGCCAATAGGCCATTTTAAAATAGCAGACATGTTGACCTGTCAAAGTAAGATAAACACAGCTGTTGGAATTTAAGATGGCCCATTACAGTTTAAATGTTCCAGTGACCTGTGACAGAAAGCCAGTATGAACACCACTAGGGTGCTGAAAGTGTTGTAGCAAAGCATTCTTTATTCCACCTCAGTGAAtcattgggaaaaaaaaacattttaaggcCGGTTAACATCATTGTCTGTGATGTGAATTATGTATCTAAAGCACATTGGATCTTTTCCATACATTTCTTAGtagaaaacaatacattttatttcttatttaaccTCTGAACTGACATGTTGAGCATTGTGAAGGTTACTatattaaatattgtaaatagTCTCTGTGAATTAATCTGTGAAGTCACCGTCATTTTAACAAACAttgaaaaaacaggaaaaaaattcAGTAAGGTATACAGATAATATTATTTTGacataattttgttttacttaacATATGAAATTTTCACTATAttgatgtgtttgtgcactgtacaaacacacttaaagacacagaaacagaaaattgCTGTTTTGCTTTCATCCAGCCCTAAAGCTGCAATCATCCTAATTTTGACATGTCAAATTAGGATTGTTTCCTCACAGAGACCAATAATTATGTAGTTATGTAGTAGTTAAAAGATTTAGGACTATCGTTGATTAATAGCCTTTTTCGCTTTAATCAAACAGCCTGCTTTCCATATCATTGTTGCGTCGTAGAGATACTGTAGCTCTGCTGTAGTAATAGGAACCTTGTCTAAGACGATACACATCCAAAGTTTAGTCTGAATTAACTGTGAAAGGTTAATTATTTCAGTTGTCAAATGTTAGAGATGATTAAAAGTGTGATCTCCTgtttccacagacacacagcttgCAGGATATGAGGCAACAGGCCGCCGTTGCTGCCAAAGTCTTCATTCAGAGAGACTACAGCAACGGAACAGTGTGCCAGTTCCAAACCAAGTTCCCCTCAGAGCTGGAGACCAGGGTATGATACACCTCTTCACTGTGTTACTCACAGTGACTCCTTCATTCCATCACACTTGGAATGAACAGCGTTGACCTCACACTCCCTCATAATTTACACTTTACAGTCATGACTTTGTGGTTATGATCTCTGCTTCAGACAAATCCGAACTGACTGCCCACTCCTCAACTTTCTCATGAACTCCTCATCTGTTGAACCCTGACCTTACGTCCAGGAAAGTCTAGGGGGTTTGTGAGAGATTGCATTTCTTAAATGCTACTAAAACATAAATCAAATAGCATCATTAAaagcaaacagaaaaaacaaacgaCTGTCCTCCTTCTCCTACTCCTACTGTCTAAACATATGAAGCAAACCACACAGTAAAATGTGGAGAAAGACTCTGTTTCATGCTTAGCTATTAGTTAATAGGGTAGATATGAATGTCAGTGGGAGGTTTTCTTTCATCTCTAACAGAACCAAGAGCCTCTGGCACCCTGGAATTGAGTTGGGCAATATCCACATTTGACTGTAATACAATGAGTATAATGTGGTATATGTCTCAGAAGGAGTGCCAGAAtagttaaaattaaataataaagaattaACAAGGCAGCAAGGCAGACCTATCAACATACCTAATCAcccttttttatatttttacaaccTACTGACACTTCACCCACTCTGCTTCTGCTCCACCTCACTTTTGCCACCACACAAGTTTTTCTTTGTGAGGAACAGACTCATCCTTTCTGTAAAATTGTGTCTCTAGCTCTCCTTCCAAAACTCTGTACTCTGATCGCCACTTGCTGCTCCACTCCAGTTTATTTTAGCCTGTAACTCCATCTTCCTCTCAGACAAAGTGCCGTCATTCTCGTATCCTCTGGTCTGTAACGAGCATCTGAGAAGTTTCATCATTTGCACATCAACCTGCGCACTGACTTGCTTTCATATTTTGCCTCCAGCTTGGCAAGAATTCCAgctttttattgacttttaatgggATGTCCTCGTCTGACACTGCAGcccatcatttgttttgtttttgccatcgtgtttctcttctcttcttctggaAAGAAGTGATCAAATGATGTCAAAGCTAAAAACTTAATTTATCTCTTGAGTCAACAGTCAAGGTAAACGTTATACCAAAGTGAAAGCTCACCCACACGGACGGATGTGTCGGACAAATACTTTATTTACGTATTAAAGTATTATTTTATGACGACAATGAAATTGATAGCATGGTATTTTCCAGATACAGCATTATACTGTTTTTGTCATATCATTGCTTAACCTTATCCTTTTTCCATCAGATGTCTAATGTAGTGTGTTTAAATCTACAGGTCAGTTCATGTACacgtgtatatactgtataacacaTCCTTGAGCTTTTTGTTTTGAGCAAAGTTTCTTTCCATTTTTAGCTATATTTTCAActatatgaaaagaaaagacaactttatttatcaattgTTATTTGGAACCGTAGAGGAtttaacaaataacacaaaaggCGTCTCATACCCCATTTCCACTGTTAAGAAACCCCACTCAACCCTGTGTTTAAACTATTTCTGGCAAGTGCATCAAGTCACGTCAGAAAGCAAATTTTAGAATTCAAATTTAAGTGTATGCTATCTAAAGATTATGTTCTCTGTTTTTTATTGCCGTTAATCAACCTTTTCCAAAAGGAAACTCCAAATCAATGTCAATGTTGTGCGTTTGTTtctcacaggacacaggagttgctggtctATTACTGCTTCTTTTCAAAAAGGtttacaaagtaacacgtcTTCACGTCTTACAGATGGAGGAAACAGTGGACCAACATTTAATGTTGAAGAAGCAAACACtgataaatgttgcatttatcAAAGCAAACTGTTCACGTTGCTGCTTTggccctgaaaaacaaaaaaaagctgaaatcaGGGTGAAAATGTAGCCAAAGTGATAAATAAAACCAGCGCGGGCAGGAACCCCCGATGTGCTGTGTCCTGATGTGAACCGTGGTGGAAGTGGTTTAAGAGCAGGCTTCGATAATGATgttgaggaggaagagcaggttGCCGGCACCGAACAGTCTCTGCGCCACATTAAAGACGGTGCCAGGCAAACGGTTCAGAGTTCGTAGGacgtttaaagctgcagttttgAAACGCAGGCACCACATGAAAAAGAGCTGCTTCACCACACTTAGACCGCTCACTGGTGGTTTATTGGCACTTCTCTTTTGATTGGGTGGtctcccatgttttttttgggaggactgagtacacacacaaatacaaatgccCAAAAGAAAAAGCCTTTACCTCGAGGAGGTAAAAGTTAAACCACTAAATGTTCTTCCCACATGCACGTTTTAATTATTggatttgtaatatatataatataatgccAAGCTGTTTCTTGGCTTCCATTTTTAGGGCActcatggttttttgtttttgtttataaaaaaagcCTTATCTTCTAGAAGTTAAactgttttctcattttcaaaGTATTAGATTTGGTGTTTTGCAGATGTTTTCCtgctgtagggctgcaacacatgattattttcataaccgatTAATATTTTCTCGAATTATCGAgtttttgtttggtccataaaatttcATAAAATGTCGAAAAATGTtccccaaaccttgaaatgatgatgttctctgaTGTCTTGTTTGAAGAACctgaaaaacatcacaaagtttgtttttattataaaaaagcaCCCTATTTTTTGCCCCAAGGTCAAACTAGGATTGGCACCAATGCCCCCCACAATGaacatatggaggataaagtaattgaagatgaatgaatgaatgcttaacaatcgattaattgaataatcgttgcagccctatgTCACATTAATGCAAGTAATCATTCCTATTGGTTTTAGGAGCTCTTTCCTGTATAGATACTGTTGATGAATTCAACCATATGACTAGTACAGTTTTTCTAAATTCCCAGGTATTTATCAAAGTTCAAATTTTTTATGGAGTGATGATTAGTTTTAAAGCAGAAGTGCATAACTAgtgatttctgttgttgttgctgttgttgtctttgtgaATAGAAACAGTGTAGCTCCTGTCAAGCAAtgctatcagacctgactttTTTTAGTAGTTGGATTCTTGgccatttctttgtgttttcatttatattttaatccTGTTTTGCAGCAGTCTCACTTTATTCGCACACTTAAGCTCTGGCCTCCATCTCTCTTGACATACATttgctgtgtgcagtgtggcAATGTTGCCAGCGACGCAAGATCCAAACACAGCTACACCGAGAAATACAGAGCGCTGTGGTGCTGGTAGGCGTAATCAGCGTTGTATGAACTCATTTTAGACAATTGGTTTGAACGTTACAgatatttgttaatatttagaAGTTGCGCATAACAGTTTTAAGTAATTGTCCATTTCCTCACTTGAATATGTAAACCCAGCGCAGTTCAGCACTATCGTCTATCACTCTTGGAATCCTAATGTAACTGCAACAGACGTAATGGAAAGATGCTCAAGCAGagaaatgtggttttaattGAATTGGGGAAAAAATTAGGAGTACAGGAGGCTCGCAATAGCGGGCACCAAACATGCCTGAAAACGCTGATGTGTTGGATCTTGTTGTTGCATTCCTTGGGCACAAGGGAGCAGAACATTTGGCCACTTTTCAGAGGCTCAGGAGGCTCCTGGCTGGCTCCTCGTCTTATCCCGGGGCTCCTTCCTTTTTCCCTCTGAATCACCGAGAGATCACCGGATCCGTTCTGAGCTAGCATGGGACCAGTGTCAAGACCCCGGTCAAAACAGTCCAAATGTCCTACACCCTCCATCATACTTCCCCGCAGCAAGCTTTCATTTGAGGAATTCTCCAGAAACGTTGGTTTGATTATCAGCCAGCCCTGGTTCCCAGCTTGTAACTCAAAAactgcagagcagcagtgatTCAGCTTTGTCTTGCTCAGGGTGCATCTGTGCAACTGGAGATGGAGAAATGATCAGTAATGACCCCCTTGGATTGCCACCGTGTGTGTCCGACTTTCAGTGCGATTCTCGTGTCAGTTGTTAagtaaaaacattcacaaatCATACGGCCACGGCATCCTAATAATTTCAGGCGGTGTTTCCACTGTGGGAACGAGGCCCGGCGTTCCCCTGAGTTATGAGAAAGTCCAAGAAAATTCAGCCCTCGATTTATCTAGAGAAGGAACACATTGGAGAAAATGATCCGGTGCTAAGAAGATGCTGTTTCCATTTGAATATCCACACAGAGACGGAAAGTGCGGAGCCAACTATGTCCAATGATTTTAACCTTTTCTTCTACCTTTTATGTTTCCATGTGTTTCAGATTGACAAACAGCAGTTTGAGGAGACGGTGCGGACGCTAAATAACCTGTACGCTGAAGCCGAGAAGCTGGGAAGCCAGTCATATATTGAAGGTTGTCTGGCCTGCCTCACCGCGTACACCGTGTTCCTGTGTATGGAGACTCACTACGAGAAGGTGATGGACACATTTATGCATAGATTCATGCACAAGTGCACAAATTTGGCTCAGTGGTGTTTATTTTTCAGACTCGAACCGTAAAAATACATTCAGTTTATAAATATACAGCCTGGAAGTGCATCAGACCATCTGAAATAATTATGGCATGGTCTAGCAGAGGGCTCTGTGAGTGCAGTTTGACCTTTACATACAGATTTtggaagagactaaatgacctctgcacttaaaaaaaaacagtattgtgCATCCCCAGTTGAGCCATTTATGCTCATTCCCGAGTGTGTTTCCTCAATGCCCCTCTTCCACTCCACGACACTGACAACCGTGACAATGGCTGCTGATTTTTGGGCTGGAAGTAGAGCTCACTAACATCAACAAAGAACCCTTTCTCAGCATGAAACAAACCTCATTCCGCTCCTGTTTATAACTGACATGGCTAACAGCTGTGCTAACAGCCGGAAGATGAATGTGCGTTTTAGCGTTGCTTTTGAAATACTGCCATAATTTGCCTTGATcttgcagaagaagaagaaattagcaTGTTCTCCCACGTCTTGCCACCAATGCTGATGTTAGCAGAAGCCAATAAAAACCCTCATGCATAGCACAGTTATTTGACCAGGGAGTAAATGCCGATTAAACACATTCTCGCTGGCCAAAACCCCCTTTAAACTTGGGAttatactgttgttgttttactagTGGTAATGGGGGTAATATTGTACTGTTTTCAGTAAAACAATGCTTGTGGTATTGGGAACAAAACTTGCATGTAAATTGGTTAagtatttaaacatttcaaaagatACACAGCCTTAATGATGAACACTCAAGAACAGATGTTGAGTTGGCTTGCACACGTAGACTAGATCATCAATATCACCCCTGAGCctattgttttttatattcagGTTGAATCATGGagactgtgcttttttttttttttaatatccatCCACATTGCACACGTCTGTAATCAGGGAAAATAAGTGGTAACCATGGAATCAGTTGCGTGTTTAGTAACAGGTTAATACAAACCTTTAGAGCAGCTGTAAATCACGACATCAGCCTTAGGTTTGgtctggacacaaaaaaaaaacccagaacgGCTGTCAGGTGCATGTTGGGATGGTATTGAAAAATAAAGCCAGCGTCACGCTTTAATGTAGATATAATACTAGTCTATAAATGACACCGGAGATGATTGAGGTGCGTTTGTACTGTAAGAagttgtgttggtgttgtgtgGAATATTTTAGCTCGACTGTAAATCAACCGCTTTTACGACCTTTTACAAGAGCGAGCGAATAAATAAGATTTATTGGCAACTAAAATACCTTTTGGCCTAGTTCATATTGAACGTAAATGGATCAGTATGTCAGTGTGTTCTCCTGTCCCATGAATTCATCTTTTAGTAAGCAGGAGTGAACACATAAAAAAGTTGTTTGGCATCGTTTGGGCATTATGAGGACTTACAGTATTCTGCGGGTTACACTGACTTGTCATtagctaaataaaaaaaagtctgttaaaAATCAACCCGTCACCTTTGGAACGTGATAGTTTAGCTAGGTGGATCCAATTTCAGTTGGattaaaatttatttttaaagtctaGTTCAAGTTAAACTAACACAATAAATCGTTTCTTTCTAATTTTACATAAACTTATTGACATATTGCCCTCGTACGTTATGGTCATGTTGCTAAATATGTTCAAACCAAGCCAGAGTTCTCTCTAAAGCAATAAAGTTTAGCAAATTGCTTTTAGATTCATAAATGTAGAACCCTTTAATTGTCAGAATCTAGCCAATATGTTGTCTagtgcagtgtttcccacaTTTGTGGTGCttggaaaataaaaaccctatttagtgcatgttatttaaaacatatacacataaatcttaactaaatgGGTTGGAAAATTTTTGCAAATTTggttggggacccaaaaaaaatgcccgtgacccatctgtgggtcctgacccagtgtttgggaaccactgatctTGTGAGTGTAGTGTGTACTGCTTCTGTATTGCTGCCAGTGAGAAATGCTGTCTAAAAAAATttcattgctttgtttttttgtaggttTTGAAGAAGATCGCTAAGTTCATTCAGGAACAGAATGACAAGATCTATGCACCGCGAGGCCTCCTGCTCACCGACCCCATCGAGAGAGGCCTACGAGTTGTATCCTTCACTGCCTTTGTGTCTTGTGGCCAGTAAATATGCTTTATaatcttctttctctctctctaaagcTTTAAGCCTGTTTCACACTAAATTTAGTGGGTATACCCGGGTTCTTAGAAGTTGAGGAAGTCGGAAGTTGGTTGCcattttgcttcttctttttaaccGATCATTTGGATGATGTGATTGATGAATGATATCAAGTGCTGTCcttttgagtttttaaaaagtaaggACGGCCATATATATTAATGCAAACGGCTGGGTGATGAATGCATGTTGCGGCATTGGGCCGGAAAAGTAGAGCAGATGAAGTTGCATGTTCTCACTGTGAATTTGACTTGGGAGTGAATTCCTgtgaaaaacctgtttaaacctAGGATTAAATGGATTTTTGACCACAGGGAAATGTGGTTTTAGCTGTTGGTATTCTTCACCTTTGAGTAGGAAGTTTTGTATAAGAGTTCTCCCCTAGACAACAATGAAAGCAATGGTAAAGCAGATTTTAACTCTAAACACTGACCCTGCA from Solea solea chromosome 8, fSolSol10.1, whole genome shotgun sequence encodes:
- the LOC131464222 gene encoding golgin subfamily A member 7-like — translated: MAETHSLQDMRQQAAVAAKVFIQRDYSNGTVCQFQTKFPSELETRIDKQQFEETVRTLNNLYAEAEKLGSQSYIEGCLACLTAYTVFLCMETHYEKVLKKIAKFIQEQNDKIYAPRGLLLTDPIERGLRVIEVTIFEDRSLTR